In Silene latifolia isolate original U9 population chromosome X, ASM4854445v1, whole genome shotgun sequence, the following proteins share a genomic window:
- the LOC141618694 gene encoding putative pectinesterase 67 has translation MYMLPSFAKTISIVLAIVFVLDLNAKIAIAAHHHSHQIPHHSNVIDGPKLTEKIATNHTIVVDINGNGDFKSVQAAIDSIPQNNTNWVIIHVRKGVYREKVHIPHSKPFIFLRGNGKGRTYIVWSQSSTDNIESATFKLEAPDFIAFGISFKNDAPTGEAYTSQNQSVAAYVAGDRAAFYHCGFFSTHNTLFDLKGRHYYDACYIQGSIDFIFGRARSQFHDCELFVLVDRRIKIHGSITAHHREHPDEPSGYIFNLCKVYGTGQSYLGRAKGEYSRVLFAHSYLSGVITPEGWTNWSNDGPTENLFHAEYLNSGPGSTRSERAPWTIEASDEVATALLSIDFIDGKEWLPAWL, from the exons atgtATATGCTTCCATCATTTGCTAAGACGATTTCGATCGTCTTAGCAATTGTTTTCGTACTCGATTTGAATGCGAAAATCGCGATAGCGGCTCATCATCACAGCCACCAAATTCCTCATCATAGCAATGTTATTGATGGACCTAAATTAACAGAAAAAATTGCAACCAATCATACAATTGTGGTTGATATTAATGGTAATGGAGACTTTAAATCTGTTCAAGCTGCCATTGATTCAATTCCTCAAAATAACACTAATTGGgttattattcatgttagaaAAGGAGTTTATAG GGAAAAGGTACATATACCACATAGTAAACCTTTCATATTCTTAAGAGGAAATGGCAAAGGTAGAACTTATATAGTTTGGTCACAAAGCTCGACTGATAATATTGAGTCTGCCACTTTCAAACTTGAAGCACCCGATTTTATTGCTTTTGGAATCAGCTTTAAG AATGATGCACCAACAGGAGAAGCATATACATCACAAAATCAATCAGTAGCAGCATATGTAGCAGGAGATAGAGCAGCATTTTATCATTGTGGATTTTTCAGCACACATAATACTCTGTTTGATCTTAAGGGTAGGCATTATTATGATGCTTGTTACATCCAAGGATCTATTGACTTTATCTTTGGTCGTGCTAGATCTCAGTTCCAT GATTGTGAGTTATTTGTGCTAGTGGATAGAAGAATAAAGATCCATGGGTCAATAACAGCCCATCACAGGGAACACCCAGATGAACCAAGTGGATATATCTTCAATTTATGCAAAGTTTATGGAACAGGTCAATCTTACCTTGGTAGAGCTAAAGGGGAATACTCTAGGGTTCTCTTTGCTCATTCTTATTTATCTGGTGTTATTACCCCTGAAGGCTGGACTAATTGGAGTAATGATGGCCCAACTGA GAATTTGTTTCATGCTGAATATCTCAACTCGGGACCTGGATCAACCCGCTCTGAACGAGCTCCTTGGACTATAGAAGCGAGTGACGAAGTAGCTACTGCGCTCCTCTCTATTGATTTCATTGACGGCAAGGAATGGTTACCTGCATGGCTATGA
- the LOC141618696 gene encoding pentatricopeptide repeat-containing protein At2g37320: protein MNFWYPSRWHLKSKTLKSMSLQTLVHFKRFATCRLQNSRDEKNLNNALRVLDLVCPKSSTNKNQQGSQLIQDFLQTRQKQLSERKSFSGFTAPEPRSQSPSDNKSSSIFFEDNPVVGVFDLHRKGMRVDCAMLSYALSDCGFKVLLHCGTQLHCLAIRDGFCANIFVGSSLISMYSKCEDLCSAKMVFDEQPIRNVVSWTALISGFAQAFQVNVCLELYRQMMNSSLRPNDYTLTSLLSACVGCGSLGYGKSVHSQAILFGLDSYIHVSNGLISMYSKCGNVDDALSIFGWMHDKDIVSWNSMIGGYALHGLAWKAIILFEEMRKLKVKPDGISFLSVLSSCRHVGLVKEGQTYFNLMVEYGVKPNLGHYSCIVDLLGRAGLVEESRKIILSMPMKPNAVVWGALLSSCRLHDNVWIGIEAAENRLALEPSCAATHVQLAKLYARVGWWDKVAKVWKAMKDVDLKTDPGYSWIEIGNEVHKFRVDDTANSNMNEVLLMLDCLMGQMTSDSLPEINEELDIDLRLVDS from the coding sequence ATGAACTTCTGGTATCCTTCTAGATGGCATCTGAAGAGTAAAACCCTCAAATCTATGTCATTGCAAACCCTTGTTCACTTCAAGAGATTTGCTACTTGTAGACTGCAGAATAGCAGAGACGAAAAAAATCTGAATAATGCACTGAGAGTTCTGGATCTTGTGTGCCCAAAAAGCTCTACTAACAAAAACCAACAAGGTTCTCAACTTATTCAGGACTTTCTACAGACTCGTCAGAAGCAATTAAGTGAGAGAAAATCGTTCAGTGGTTTCACGGCACCAGAACCCAGAAGCCAAAGTCCATCTGATAATAAGTCATCATCTATCTTTTTTGAGGATAATCCAGTTGTTGGCGTTTTTGATCTACACAGGAAAGGGATGAGGGTTGATTGTGCAATGCTTTCATATGCACTAAGTGATTGTGGGTTCAAAGTTCTTCTACATTGTGGAACTCAGCTTCATTGCCTAGCTATTAGAGATGGATTTTGTGCGAATATTTTTGTTGGAAGTTCTCTGATTAGTATGTACTCAAAATGTGAGGATTTATGCTCAGCAAAGATGGTTTTTGATGAACAACCGATAAGAAATGTTGTCTCATGGACGGCTCTTATTTCCGGATTTGCGCAAGCATTTCAAGTCAATGTCTGCTTGGAGCTCTACCGACAAATGATGAATTCATCTCTTAGACCTAATGATTATACACTTACAAGTCTCTTGAGTGCGTGTGTTGGATGTGGCTCTCTTGGATATGGGAAAAGTGTTCATTCTCAAGCTATTCTTTTTGGTTTGGATTCATATATTCATGTCTCCAATGGACTCATCTCAATGTATTCTAAATGTGGAAATGTTGATGATGCATTGTCTATATTTGGATGGATGCATGATAAAGATATTGTTTCGTGGAACTCCATGATTGGGGGATATGCATTGCATGGGCTAGCTTGGAAGGCAATTATTCTTTTTGAGGAAATGAGAAAGCTTAAAGTGAAGCCTGATGGTATCTCTTTCCTGAGCGTTCTTTCATCATGCCGTCATGTTGGTCTTGTCAAAGAAGGTCAAACCTACTTCAATTTAATGGTAGAATATGGCGTGAAACCTAATTTAGGTCACTATTCATGCATTGTAGATCTTCTTGGCCGAGCTGGCTTAGTGGAGGAGAGCCGGAAAATTATTCTCAGCATGCCTATGAAACCCAACGCGGTCGTATGGGGCGCACTTCTTTCTTCTTGTAGGCTTCATGATAATGTTTGGATTGGAATAGAGGCGGCTGAGAATAGGCTTGCACTGGAACCATCTTGTGCTGCTACCCATGTACAGCTTGCAAAACTTTATGCAAGAGTGGGATGGTGGGACAAGGTAGCAAAAGTGTGGAAGGCGATGAAGGATGTAGACCTGAAAACAGATCCTGGATACAGCTGGATTGAGATAGGAAATGAAGTACACAAGTTTAGAGTTGATGACACTGCAAACTCTAATATGAACGAGGTTCTCTTGATGTTGGACTGTTTGATGGGTCAGATGACATCAGATTCTTTGCCAGAAATAAATGAGGAGCTTGATATAGATCTGCGCCTTGTAGATTCGTGA
- the LOC141618697 gene encoding peroxidase 29, with protein MGSSTILLIFTILITFSFSGATKPKPKGLSFSFYNKTCPPLEDIVRDALAPVFSEDPTSPAALLRLMFHDCQVQGCDASILIDLSNVPSLMPSEIGASKNFGIRKRESINMVKSVVESVCPRQVSCADLIVLAAREAVAVSGGPKIHVPLGRRDSTSTLGSEAADASLPSADIGVHEALRLFAKLGMNTEEAVAIMGSHTLGVTHCLNIMNRLYMPHGKKSSKMDPDFEVALKVICPESITAFQNASFVFNDPTTFRFDNRYYKNSIAGRGILKIDTELAFNPTTAPFVQQFAAYREDFFQAFGSAFVKLSYAGVLTGNNGIIRSMCNSVNF; from the exons ATGGGTAGCAGTACTATATTGTTAATTTTCACCATTCTTATCACATTCAGTTTTTCTGGGGCTACCAAGCCCAAGCCTAAAGGTTTGTCCTTCAGTTTCTATAATAAAACTTGCCCTCCACTCGAGGACATTGTCAGAGATGCTCTTGCTCCCGTCTTTTCCGAAGATCCCACTTCGCCTGCTGCTCTCCTTAGGCTCATGTTCCATGACTGCCAAGTGCAG GGTTGTGATGCTTCAATCTTAATTGACTTGTCAAACGTGCCCTCCTTGATGCCGTCAGAAATTGGAGCTAGCAAGAATTTTGGGATACGGAAGAGGGAATCCATAAATATGGTAAAATCAGTTGTCGAAAGTGTGTGTCCAAGACAAGTCTCTTGTGCTGACCTTATAGTTTTGGCTGCTAGAGAAGCAGTTGCAGTGTCTGGGGGTCCAAAGATTCATGTTCCTTTAGGTAGGAGAGACTCGACCTCTACTTTAGGCTCTGAGGCTGCTGATGCTTCCCTTCCTTCAGCTGATATTGGAGTCCATGAAGCCCTTCGGCTCTTTGCCAAGCTTGGGATGAATACCGAAGAAGCAGTTGCCATAATGG GATCCCATACATTAGGAGTTACACACTGCTTAAACATCATGAATCGCCTGTACATGCCTCACGGGAAGAAGTCGAGCAAAATGGATCCCGATTTTGAGGTGGCTTTGAAAGTGATTTGTCCTGAATCCATAACAGCATTCCAAAATGCTAGTTTTGTGTTCAATGATCCTACAACATTTAGATTTGATAATCGGTACTACAAGAACTCCATTGCTGGTAGAGGTATTCTGAAAATTGACACAGAGTTGGCCTTCAACCCGACAACTGCACCTTTTGTTCAACAGTTTGCTGCTTATCGTGAAGATTtctttcaagcatttggttcggCTTTTGTAAAGCTCTCTTATGCAGGGGTCTTAACTGGCAACAATGGTATCATTAGAAGTATGTGTAATTCTGTGAACTTCTAG